From the genome of Lytechinus pictus isolate F3 Inbred chromosome 4, Lp3.0, whole genome shotgun sequence:
TTAAAAGGTCTTATTGCTGAGGATTTGATGTTTCTGATCACGAACTTTGCAACTTTTTTTTGTCTCGAAGTTTGACGATATTGTTTGCTAATCTTCCTTGCTGTCACCGGTCAGATTTACGACCGGAGTTACCGGAATGGCCAGCAAAATTCGCAAAGTTCGTGCGAACCGGTAACTCTACAGTAATATCATCGAATTCAGCGACAAATTTTGTTATAATGACGTCTATATGAGTATGATCGATGACGATGACTTCAACGATGAAGTCGTACCTATCCTACCTATGTGATAAATTCTAGCGTCGTAAGCCCGTTCCTTCAGGCACGGCCATTGCATCCAATGGTGATAATTGCTCTTAATAACTGTTTCATCAACAGGACATTATCGGCTTCATCACGCTGTGGAATGTCCTGGAGGTGGTTCTGGGTGAGCCAATCATATCATCCGATGACGTCTACGCCAGTGTACGCCAGAAGGTCCAGATGGGTAAGGTTAAACTGGTCCGGTCACACAGCATGATTCCGGCTATCACGGCAAGCAATACAGGCTCCATCAACTCATTTCCACCTCCACTAACGGTAAGTATGGCATGTATGGTGTGGCAAACACCCGAGAAGTCGTTGGTGATAGACGGGTTGCAATGGTTACTATGGTGTTGATTGTAGTTTGATGGACATGATGCATTGGAGGGATTGTAATTTGAAGATGAGATTCGAAAAGGGTCTATGATCCTTGTAGTTTATAGAGACGACACTCCGAGTTGAATCAACATAAAAATCTAGTGACTCATTATTATAACAGGGAGGAATGATGGTACAATGAGAGAATGAGTAATAATACTTAGAACAGAAAACCCTTGATTGGTTGATGACGATGTTGCAGCCAGTGGCGAATTTAGAAGCTGCAATTATTCGGAGCGGACAATTATTTACCGGCAGCGATTGCATGTTGAACCATGATAGTCCCTTTCCTACCATCTGCGTCTTTGATACTCCTCCTCTCTCTACATCTAATCCACCTACTAACATGTCTTTTTctaatcgttttttttttgtagcccGAGCCGAATAGTGCAGAAAACACACCACTTCTGTCTTCAGGAAACATGGTCTGATACGGCAGACCGATCACCTCTCAATAATGGACTACCAGTACTAATCATGTCGAACATAGTAGAATGACAGTACTCCGGCCCTCATGGCTAGACCCATTTCTAAACGTTACAACTAGTGATAAGCCGGGGCTATATAGGTTGCTCGATATGATTGATATCATAGGGGCATTACGTTTTTTGGACGGGTACATTCCCGAGAACGCTGAATACTGCTAGTATCAATAGGAACAGAACTGATCAACAACGTGCAGGCAGATTTGCATGCACTTCATACATTACCTGTATGTGCATGCTGACTGAATTCTGAGTTAAGCATTTAGCGTTCTTGCCTTTGGAACGCTTCCGTCCTTTAGCGTATAACATCGTAGAGGAGATATAAAAGAGATTAGTGAACAGTGATATTTATGTATCGAATGTAATTTTATActatattaaagagaaattccagtatttgcagtaaacactgatttcatgagaaagtctgtaaaacaaggcttaattgtcagtatatcatcgaggatctagatctggtacagttacataaactgaactttgtgaaatcttgaaatctacgctgaaaaatgttcacactgaagatcaccaacacagataggcacacgtgggacactgtattattattgctaaaataaagacccgacggaagtgaccgaatccgcgcttattttgcttatttctcagcaattacacaatttcttccagaatcctttggcacatattttttattcatacaaacagacacttaggtggtcattatattagattctgtaaaaagtcatttttagatcgttaccaaaactggaatttatctttaaacgtAGTTGAATGAATCAAGGCTTCCATTGTACCAACAGGTGTACACACTAAAAGTCATCGTTTATATGTATAAGGTATGGATATTTGTTTTGGTTGTTGAAAGTATGCATAAGAACGTGTATGCCCTTTTCAATTGTTGACTAATGGTAACTGGAAGTAACTGACCAATATTGTTTGATTCAGGTGATTGGGATTTTATAATTTTTCGTTTAATTTGCTAATGAACTAGGAAAAATATTGTGAGAGTATTTTCCTGCTAGTAATTGAAAGTTCTCTCTTCCTTTAACCACTGAATCACTTTGTCGCTGATGAACCTCTTGAAGAAAGAGAGATTTCGGTCATCAAGAATAAACCATGAGTATCATGACtttaatatcaaatgaaaagttttaattcaaataaGAATCATTAAGACCATAAGCGAACAGGGAATTTGTTACGGGAAATATGTGACTTCATTATCTTTTCAAGATTCATCAATTAAATAATCACAACGTTAGgtcatcaaattaaaaatccTGTCAGAATAATGTACTTAATAGTTCAGGTGAATTAATTTTGGGAAGATATGGTTTCAAGTTATATTTTGAGATTTCGGGgatcattaatattttcataaattcatagACACACTTACATGCTTGAACATGACGGATGAAGTTAATCGTATTGTCTTTTTCATTTACACATATAATAAATTGAATCTTTGTTTAGAATTTTACCAAAATTTGTACATGCACACATATTTAATTTCCATGGTTCACCCACCATGCCCACCATGCCAAAATAAACGTAAATGCAAAACGTTCCCACAAAGGACTACATTGAGATGTCCTCGCTCTCTAGATCTTTGTTTGACTAAAGGTCAAGTGAAAGAATTCCGACTGTTTGTATATCGTGTTTGTACTTAGAGGTAAAGCTAGTCCTTCGGCTTTTAAGTCGCTCTTTggaaaatttatatttatatttaacatgtttaatgagAATAGTGTAATGATTTAGCTTTACTGAAGTCACACAGTGCTATgctacattttcaaaatgccaGTCTCACAAACGGGCCAATATCAGGGGCCACGGAACggtttttcaaagtggggggggggggggggggggggggctgaccatgcaaaaaatcacaatcatatggtaatttttacgtttttgtacatggttttggaaaaaaagggggggggctgaagcccccccccccccccccccgcttccgcggcccctgaatatCAACCGACATGCGCTTGGCCTTTAATTCTGTTCGGATTTTAATCTCTGTTGTGGGCCTTTCGCGTCTTAATCCTTCAGGAGTCATACAAGGGACTCTAGCACCATCGGGGTTTTTAGAAAGACCCcgtagtaaaaaaagaaaatcatgttttgATTTGGGAGGTATCCCTATTTTGTGTCAAATATCCAAGTACCAAGCATATTTAGTcttgtaattgaaaaataattttatatgctCTAACAAATGGAACAAAAATTATGGCGAtggaaataaaatgatgatttattatcctgaatgaaaatgaagatgACTGGTGATTCACAGTTTTATTGAATGTGAAGAAACTCTTAATGCAGCGTGTGAAGAGTTTTGAAAAGAATTGCTTACGAAGAGAAGGGAGAGacaaatgaggggggggggtagaagagAGGGGAAGATAtagatagggagagagagacgACGGGATGGGACTAGAAGGTGGGGAGAGTGAGGTATTAAATTTATTGAGGGTACTGCGATAAAGCGGCAGTTTGGATTTTGAGTGGGTATAATATTCCCTAAAAATCTAATTCAAAGGAACGTGGAGAAAAACGTGAAAAATATCAATCTGTGCTTTATGGTTAGCACCCCCTTGTATACAATCAAAGCCGGACCCTGAGTATGGCCACAAAATCCCTAATTTTCACCCTTAAACCATATTTGTAATTATTGCAAACAAGACCAATTTGATACCAGTATTGTTCACGCGGCAACCCCCAACCCATCCATTTTGTGCTTAGACTTTATTCGACACACGATGACGAAAACACTGCATTTGAACACTGCATTTGAAGAAaatgtgtgacgtcatcactttaGCAGAATGTGCGAATCCttttctaacatgtctaatgtACGTCATCTTGTCCATTTATTTACTATAAAGCGTCTACAGACAAAACTTCGTTGATTGATAAGCAGTTCAAACGTTCACAAGCCAGGTTGTACGGTATATCGTACGGCACACCGCCTTTTTATCAATATGGTCTACACAGTTTCTCCATAAAATTAATTATCAATTTGAGAAATATGCTGGTAATTTTACATAAAGCACATTCCTTTCCAAAGAAAAACATAGCGGATAAATTGAACGATGTGAATCTTTTTTTTGTGGGGAATTACGTACGCCttcttctgattttttttcaaatatatatttataatctaatattacaaatgattttgtatagataatactgaaaatgatattttgaattgaaattgaattatcAACTGAATAATGAATGCCTAAGACGGACAATATTCCCCATGCAGtcttttcaaatgatattaactATATTGCACATGTTTAACGTAAAAAAAAGGGATTCTAGCGTACAACAGacatatgattatttttttctgtcagCAACTATATGACTAAtttaaaagtataaaaaatgaagttcattgaaaatcaaaatatttaagattTCAGAATGAGAATCACTCCAAAACCGACCTTGTATGCCTGTCTTTAACAACGGCGGTGTGTAATTTTCTTTGGAAAATAAGGTATTACGATTTCCGACGCTTAGTtgacaaagaaaaaattatactttagacttgttataataaaagaGGTCACAGTTTTAAAGTGATGATAAAGACTGGTAGTTTATCCATATAACTTTCAGACGTTCTTGGATAATAAAATGATGGcattgtcaaatttcatttaatgaaCACCAGCAGTGTCATTCGCTCTGACCTTATTTCAACTGCTTTGCGGGTTGTCTGTTTCGCATTGTTCCTCTATACCTGAACAGTATACTACAATCTCTTTGCAATTTGTAAGTGAGTTGTGATTGGTCATAATCTTATGCCTGAAGTTCACCGACAATTGCGCCTGGCTCCATGGCAACAGCTGCCATGTCTTCATCTACTATAGATCTCGGTAACGTGAGTGAGATCACGGAACATTCTGGAGAACCAACGTGCAATATTTCCGTTGTGCCGATTGCCCCTGTTGTTGAAGATCCCGATCAGGGATGGTTCTGGGTGAATCTGATACTCTTCACCATCTTCACCTTTGGTTCTGGTAAGTGATTGGTAGAAAATACTCATTTATCATGCATGTTAATCTACATTCTGTTGGTCACTGCTGATCGGTGTCACATCTGTTCGGTATACAGTagcaatttcaaaataagagAGTTCAATTGCTTGCATGGCTCACCATCGGTACCTTCAACTTAAATACTACTCAAAATCACGGTTTTATTAGGCATGAGACATGTTTAATCTTAAACAGTGTTAAAGGTGATGAAAATATCTACAACACTGTCGGTTTACCTTCCTTGTATATACGGTTCGTATATGGTCTTGGTATAAGGATGATTTGTTTAAATTTCACAGTGTCGTGACATAAATTAGTATTTGACCCATTTTAGGTGTGTGTTATTGTACCATTGAATCCGTTATGAATAGCCATGCTACAAATCTGAGGGGGGATACTACTTTAGAGTTTTTCTGTCATTTCTACTGCAGTACAAAATTTAGGAAGAAATGGGAATTTGCTAACTTTCCTACCGCCCATCGTCAACAGTCTTCATGCTCATAGCGGCAATGCGTCCAGAATCATGAACAAAACTACCGCTCTCTTAAAACCCAATCACTTATTTGCGTTCATTATACAGGTCTATACTCGGCCCTGACGACAAGTTTCTTTTCCCAGGACCTCACCAGGCTTGAGGTATGTCTTCGCCAGGGTACCCGAAGCGAAAAGGTCAACGCCTCCCGGGTCATGAGGCTTCTGAAGTACCCCAATTTACTGATTGTCACGCTCAACATGGGTAACGTAGCCGCCATCGTGTGCCAGCCAATCGTCTTAGCCTACATTATTAGCCCGATACTGTCCGTTCTTGTTTCAGCAATAACTGTTTTCATCTTCAATAAGTAAGACATAGATCTTATCGTGCCATATTGTGTTTACCGGAGGCGGCGGCGTGACTCAAAGGAGAGTTGCCATAAAATCGGCAACACATATGACACAAGAAATCGAAAAAAGGCGATCTCGAATGGaattgttttttaagttatgaatgCCAGTTGCATTTGTCGGATACATTTAATAAGTCTGTTGTTTTGCTGCGAGTGAATAACTTGATTTCCATTATACATTGTCTTCTGAAAAGCAAAATTATCAAATCTAAATCTGAAAATTACCACCaataattgtaaaaattaatatagTTGTAAACAGCATGATCCGTTAGAAATATTGCCgtgtaatgaaaattatttgGGTGTTCCTATTTCCTTTTTAATTCTTAGGTTATTACCTCAGCTCGTTGGTGATCGACATGGATTGGTTCTTGCCGCAAATATGGCATGGTAagaataaatttataaaaaattaatttgccTATCTCCTAATTTGAATGTAAGCCTAAGGATCAATTTCactttactgaaaaaaaaagctcaGTATCgatatgaaaatttaatctGATATATATTACCAAATACCCTCAACTTTTACGGGATGTGACTATTAAAATTTAAACGATCCCGCGGTTAACGGACTCTCGTCGTCAAaacaataaggggggggggggttagttgATAACTATGAGTGgttgacaaaataatgaaatggttCATATAATgtagaagaaatacaaaaaggTGAATGTGGGCAAATGGGGAAGTCTTTCATTATCAGCTCTTAAACCAAGTAATTTTCGTCAAGATGGGAAGGCCATGTCCCCTTATCTACCCGCTCTTGCTATTTAATGTCCATTGATATTGCTGGTACCTATAACgttgatgttttgttttgttatccTGTCTATCAACAACATTAGGTTTCTTATGTTACAAGTCTAGCTCATCTGGCTAATGTGAAAGAATAGTCATGATAGTTTTCGCCATAATCAGATAATGCAATACATAATGGTAACGTATGGATTCTTTCGTCTAGCAAAGATTAATAAGGTTTCATCAATTAGAttcaaagaatgaaattagAACCTATCATGGAAACAATAAGCAAAATTATGCATGTAAGATATGATTAAATctgttaacaaaatatttcaaagaatgattattaattaattattaattgattattaaTTTCTTCAATCATTTCCAGGTTCGTTTATATATCAATTGCAGTGTTTTTCATCATAGCTTGGCCTGTTGCCATGCTGCTATCAGTGTTAATCGTGAAGAGGAAAGACAGATTTTACGAGCGAGCAGGTAAGAAAGAATTGGATTATCACAATGGATAGGAATATTAGCATAAATGAAGGTGTCCATCAAACTATTTTGGACCTGAACATGCAAAGACACATGTTATGGATATTTAGTACCTCCCTCAAAGAGTTGATATTGGCTTTTGCGTGATTAATGAGGAAAACTGCGTTTTATTCGTTATTAGTGAATTGATATCGACTAAAATGGGGTTACAAGACAATTTATGATTAAAACAGAACGTTCCATGAGTCAAGAAAGTGCCGCCAAATGTATTCGTTAGAGACCGTCCGAtgttcctcttcctcttctcttcCTATTCAGCGTACCGCATGTAGGCATATATCCATCCGTATTCCATCGTTATTTCTGacattgtaattttcatatAGTACAAAATCCATTTAGATACTCTGTAAAGAGTCACTGAGCCACTGTACCtctgctaaaaaaaaattgatcgtGATAAAATTTTTAGTTCATATTCACATGGACATTAATCGTCTTTAGAAAGAAATTGAAGGACAAAACTCACTCAGTCTGTACCATAAAGATTAGGTGATAGGATCTACCCGGATTAGGTCCAATAGTTTGGAGGGCCTACCATCATTAACAAACTTACATCAGCGTTGCCATTTGGGGATTAGATGTCTatgggaatgaaaaaaaaaatctttggggattaaagataaatttgggtttttattttccattttaggGGATTTTTGGTGACAAGCAATAACATTcgcattttttcaataatataaCGCTAATACTCAGATCTACTGTAAAGAGTTAATGTATAGAATCAGCAATAGTGGATAAAATCCACTATGACTTCAGCGCATGTCTTACGCAATTCAACCGATCAATTAAGTAAACTGAACTTAGTTGTTCGATACAATGGTACTGTTGCAATCTACATTGCATCGAAACCTACTAAAAAGAATTTAGTGTGAACAAACGAGCACACAATTACTAGTTAGGggcaataacaaaaataatgattcatAAGTCttctttttcagaaattatagTGATTTGAAAAGGTGGGAATTTTTGGtccaattttgagattttttcaaGTACCTTTTGGTGATTTCTTCAGCGTGGACCTGGCCTGGCAACACTGACTTACATTGCTCCCGAAATGGTTTCATATCTATTTTGGCTGACGAAGAATGGGAGCCTACTCCTTAATTGAAGTACCTAATTAGAGATGATGCTAAAGTCGGGGACGTCATTTTGGAACACAAGATCATATAGACACGAGTACCATATACAAGAATCGAACactcattaaaaacaaaatgtgtcGAGTAGAACCTTTCTTTGTCCCGTACATCGAACATTTTAAGGTTCTtcagagaagaagaaagaagtttTAAACAGTCCTTTGAGCACTTTTGGCTCTGCAAAGAATCCTTTAAGGTTCTTATACATCCTATGGAGTTCTTGGTGGTGTAAAAAGCTCCATAGGATGTATACAGAACCTTATACAAAATTGGTGGGGGTCTTCACACTATCAAGATCCCCTTACGATGTTGAACATTAACGTGATAGAAGGGTTCCTTGGAGAACCTTAAAAGGTTCCACATACGGGACAAAGAAATGTTCTAAAATCTTTTAGAGTGAATATTTATATCTTCAGAACTCAAGGCCCTGATAGAGCTCCAGATGACATCACCAGACGCTGCAGCTGAACAGCATACCCTGACATATGACGAAGTTCACATTATCAAGGGAGCATTGGATGCTGAGAGTAAGGTTGCCATGGACGCCATGATACCACTGGATAACGTTAGCATGTTGGACTATGATGGGGTTTTTGACAGGAAGACTATGCAGTTGGTAGGTAAATTGTGCAAGGTTTGTAGTGGTGAGGAAGGTAGGTGATGGCGGCAGTAGAGTGCATTTGTAACGGTTGGGGATAACTTTGTTGATAGTTTCGATGATGGGGGATGAAAATAGGTGAGTTGTGTGGggatgtgcgtgtgtgtgcgtTTGCTTCTGTGATTGCGTGGGTGTGCTTGATTGTAGGTGTgtttatgtatgtgtgtgtgttgatcTGGCAAAGTGTAGACGTGTATCAAGTGACGTGTTGGGAGGtgtcgtggccgagtggtcaTGGCGACTGACTACATAATGAGAGAGACCAGAGTCTAATTCCGTGCACAGCCCATGAGCAAGGAATTTTATCTACATTGCTATTGTATCTCGCAGCAAGTAAATGGAATACTATGCATTACTGATACCAGCGTCGCGACGCGTAAGTGATAGAGAATGGAGATCAGAgagtttatgaaaaaaatatgtcgcACTGTCCATGCTGACGATGTTTGTTGGGAGTAACCACTAGGACTGACGTTTTCTTGATTTTTACTTGTTATAGAAGAAGTTTGTGGTGATTGGAAGGTTTCGTAACGATgtattgaaaattattattactagaAAGTCACTATAGTAATTGTTGATGTCACTTGCCTCAAATGCCATGCCTGCAACAACCTTTCAAAAATCACTTTCATTTCAGTGGCAGCTCGACAGAGTGTTTTCAACAAGCATTATATTAATAATACCAGCATaatcaaaatgacaaattttaccaaatgtcgttgattctttgttgtcCATTCTCCTACTTCAGTAGCTTGCTACACAGAAATTCTCGCACGTTCCAGTCTATAAGAACCACCGTAAAAACGTCCAAGGCGAGTTTGTGATCAAGGAACTAATTCTCCTCGACCCCGAAGACCAAGAGCTAATCTCTACGTCGTTCAACAGATTCGGTCGTTCTCTCCATTTCATTCCGTCAAGTAGACCTCTATATGATATATTCGATGATATGAACCTTGGGCGTTACCGAATAGCTGCCGTGCTTGATGATGACACAGAGGTAAGTTTTCAAGACCTGAGGCTCATTTCATAAAactaaaacaaattttaaataaCAGTTAAACGCTAATAAAgccattcaatttgattggctgaaagtaaACTCGTTATAGACATTGGCCATTTGCTATTGTtaaaagtctttatgaaacgagtGCCCGTTTCACAtagaattaaaatattttaatgctAGGAGTCCACTTGGGCAGCGCCAGTTCGCTCCCAAAGGAAAGCGGTTGTGGCGCGTTGTTTCGCCAATAACGTGCCTATTGGCGTGCCAAATTCAATTGGTGCTGTTACGAGTAATCCGGCACTCGTCAGTTGGAGGCAAATTGAGTCACTGCACGCCAATAGGCACCTTATTGGCGACACTAGGCGCCACAGCCGCTTTGCATTGACGGAACCTTTATGTTTTGAAAAGGGGGACATAGTCTACTGATAAGACTGGATACCACTTGGGGGCTCCCATCTCTGCCTGTCTTCAATGATCCTTCTACCCCTCTCACTTCATCTCTCTTCTCCTTTATCGTTCTCTCCATCTATCTTATTCTTTCCCAATTTTCCTCTGTCTTTCTGCTTTAAGCCCCCTTCTGCTCAGTGACCTGATTGACTACAGCGTGATTCGCTTTACCCATCGATCCAGTCCTGTATCATTTTGAAACGCTTGAAAGTGGCAATCTTGTTCTCCATCCTTTCATGCTCTTCCCCATCCTTTCATGCTCTTCCCCTTTTCCAGGTTGTTATCGGATTCCTAACGCTACAGAACGTCTTGGATGTGATTCTAGGTCAAACTCGAGCCCTTAGTCGACGGGACTCATCTGGTACGATGAAGATGGTCCAGTCTGGATTACAACTTGCCATGGAACGCCGGAGGTCCCTTCACGCTAGCAATACCCTTGTTTCTGAAGGAGTAAGATATTTTCTAGAGAATTCGTAGAGTCATTCGTGGTCTTATTAGTCATCTTGTTGTGGGTAATGTGATGGCGGCGGTGGGGGGTTTTGGGCAGATGAAGtccatatacatgatataattGCCCTTCCTAGAAACAGTTTAAGACATGTTAGACTGCGAATTATATTCCTATATGCTTTCGTCAACTTAGCTTTGTCAAATTACAAATCTTGGGAATGGGCTATGTGGAATGAATGCTTGTTGcgtcttaaaaaaataaagacttgCCTCATGTTACTGACAGGATAGGAGCCTtagatttatttctttttgttcttcaaCAGAATCATCGACCTACTGAAATTACCCCTTTGATCAAAGAAGTttcatgatcaaaatgatttccGAGACTTAAACTAACGTGGATGAGATGGCACCAATTAGAGATGAAGTGAATTTCTACAGTCTAAGAATACAGACCTCATGCATGTATACCCCAAACGACATTCTAGATTAGCCAATGGAGCATAATAATAATCTTACGTTAATAAAAGAATAAGAGCAACAGAATAAGACATATATAAAGTAGTATTAGTTAAGGTAAATATAGTAGGATCCCTAGTTGCCACGTTGGTGTTGAAGGTGTtagttttattatcattattattattattagtagtagtagtagtagtagtagtagcagtatagtagtagcagcagtactaatagtattattattactatcatcataattatgattaatattattactagcactattgctactactactactactactactactactactactataattaCTACTGCTAGTACTACCATTTTTAGTTTTATCCGTtttggtagtggtggtggtggtgatggtagtagtagtagtagtagtagtactatagtagtagtagtagtagtatagaagtagtagtagtattagaagtagtagtagtagttaagtagtactagtagtagtagctgtCGTATTAGTGGTTGAAGTAGTaacaatagtagtagtagatgcagtagtagtagtagtagtagtagtagaagtagcggTTGTTATagtattttcttcaaaatgaacAGTTTCAAATAtcttacaatatttcattatcattcttttttacaaaataatacaaatgcaAATTGATAAAAGTGAAGTAATTGGTTATATTAATCGCAATTCTCGATATGGTGGCGCTCTTCACAATCTCCAACTCCACTCCAGTTTGATGAAGAGTTTGGTAAACCTGGGTCCCACTTATCGGTCCCACAGCACACAGACTAGATACTAATTGTACCAAGGTCGTCAATTGTAAAAATCACCTGTATAATTACTTGCAAAGATATGTATCCTTGCAGGGACCCTGAAATTTACCACAACATTAGAAAACATGATAATTAATAGGGTGGAATAAGTGGTTGCatagaacaaaaatacagcTTGTCACCAGTCCTACCGTAACATTAGCCACACTCTTTgggaaaatcaagttcattTAATATCACTagtgtacagatggggggggggggggtgcccatGGACTCCCACAacttttcacgaccaagaaaaaaaaggaaagagaaaggaaaaaggtTAAAATATCATACCATGTTTTAAATATTGTGTCTAAATTTCTCTTGTTTTGATTAATATTTTGCATTAAAACGGTCAGAATTTTAGAGTTTTAAACAACTTTTCCCAAATACGCCGTGTCTGACCCCCTCACCATTGTTGGCTCATTAGGCCATTGATTAATATACAATAGATATATCCAGGGCCTGGTAACGATTTTTTGAGTGAGGGTGCcaaggttttcactacaaacTGGAGGTAAAATCGGTTCGGAGAAAgttgtaaataataaaaaaag
Proteins encoded in this window:
- the LOC129258417 gene encoding uncharacterized protein LOC129258417; translated protein: MATAAMSSSTIDLGNVSEITEHSGEPTCNISVVPIAPVVEDPDQGWFWVNLILFTIFTFGSGLYSALTTSFFSQDLTRLEVCLRQGTRSEKVNASRVMRLLKYPNLLIVTLNMGNVAAIVCQPIVLAYIISPILSVLVSAITVFIFNKLLPQLVGDRHGLVLAANMAWFVYISIAVFFIIAWPVAMLLSVLIVKRKDRFYERAELKALIELQMTSPDAAAEQHTLTYDEVHIIKGALDAESKVAMDAMIPLDNVSMLDYDGVFDRKTMQLLATQKFSHVPVYKNHRKNVQGEFVIKELILLDPEDQELISTSFNRFGRSLHFIPSSRPLYDIFDDMNLGRYRIAAVLDDDTEVVIGFLTLQNVLDVILGQTRALSRRDSSGTMKMVQSGLQLAMERRRSLHASNTLVSEGNHRPTEITPLIKEVS